The DNA region ATTGTACTACATTCAAGATCCCGGAACCACTGAGCTCATATTTACGCGAGATCTGTTCAAGGTTAATGTGCCCGTTGAGGTTGGCTTTAGGCGGAAATGATTTTTGCCAGATAGTAAAGCGTTCATCGGCATTAGGCAGCGGGAAGTTAATAACCGACTGAAACCGGCGCATAAAGGCCTCATCAATGTTATTTTTAAAATTGGTTGCCAGTATCACTAGGCCATTGTGCTGCTCCACACGCTGCAGCAGGTACGATGCTTCCTGGTTAGCATATTTATCGTGCGCATCTTTAACGTTAGTCCGTTTGCCAAAAAGCGCATCGGCTTCGTCAAAAAACAGGATCCAGTTTTTATTATCGGCCTTTTCAAATAATTTGGAGAGATTCTTTTCTGTTTCGCCTATAAACTTGGATACGATCATTGACAGATCGATCCTGAAAACCGGCTTACCCGTGTACTTACCAAGCAGAGATGCGGTAAGTGTTTTCCCCGTTCCCGGCGGGCCGTGGAATAATGCGCGGTAACCCGGTTTCAGTTTCCGTTCCATGCCCCAGTCGGTCATTAATACCTGCTGGTAGTTCACCCAGTTTTCCAGCTCGGCAATTTGCCTGCGGGTAGTATCGTTCAATACAAGGTCGTCCCAGTTGTAGGTAGTTTCCAGGTGTTGTGCCGGAAAGTTCATACTTAGTTTGGGAATAGATTCGGTACCACTGATCAAAAGTTCAACATATTCGGGCTGCAACAATAATCTGCCGGACAAAGCAGGCTCACCTTCGGGCACATCCTCCAGGTATAAAATATGCTGTTTTGCCAGATTGCTATGATGATGAAACAGATCGGCTATCTCCAGCCGCTTTTCAAGGTCATCGCCTGCCAAAACAAAAACCACTGTTTGGCCGGTTGGTAAAAAGCTGCGTCCGTTACGGCTCCTAACTCCACCAATCTGCTGAAAATCGCCCGATTCACGCATGTAAGGCTGAATAATTTCATCAAAAAACTCAACCTGTAAATGAGGTACCAAGGCCATCATTAGTATAATAACCTCATTGCTGTTCAAGCCATGATCATCAATTAATTTTTCGAGCACACTACCATTTCGCTCCAACTGGGGCAGCAGCGGAGGCAAATAAGTTGCGTCGTTACCAAATACAGTTTGCAACCTGGCTTCAACACAACCGGCTGTATACTGCATCAGCGCTCTTAACTGTTTAATATTAGTATCCATTTTATTTACGCGGGCCGTTTTGCTGTACAACATGGGTTAATTCGTGAGCCAGCAGGTTCATACCGGCGGTGCTTTCAGGGTCAAATTTGGCTGCGTTAAAATAAATATCATTGCCATGTGTAAAGGCCTGCGCTTTTGAAAGGTTGCAAAGCTCAACAGCCTGCTGCCCGGTGTGGATTTTCACCTGTTCAAAATTGGCGTTCATCTGATGCTCCAATTGCGTACGTACTTTGGCAGGCAGAGGACTACCGCCACCTTTACTTTCATTCAACAACCTGTCAAACTTAGCTTCCGGAGCTTCGGGCTTGCCCTCTGTTTTTTCTACGCTGCCGCCCTTTTCTTCTTTCTTTTGTGCAGCGGCTTTATCGTCTTTTTCTTCACCTTTTTCTTTTTTTTGCGGCTTGCCTTCGTCCTTTTTATCTTCTTCGCCTTTTTTCTGCGGTTCCTTGTCTTTTTTATCTTCCTCCTTTTTTTGAACGCCTTCTTTATCTTTTTTATCTTCTTCTTTTTTTTGAGGCTCTTTATCTTTTTTATCCTCCTCTTTCTTCTGAGTTGGTTTCTCCTCTTCTTTCTTTTCGTCTTTTTTCTGCGGTTTACCCTCTTCTTTCTCGTCCTTTTGCTCTTTCTTTTGGGTCCCTTTAGCATCCTTTTCCTCATCAGCTCCTTTTTTCTGAACGCTCATTTGTCCCATCCGCTGTGACGAATTAGCAGTTGCCTGCTGTGCCATAGTCACCTTATGTGCTACCGCATCGGCCTCCCGCTCGAGGGCGCTATCCTGGTTACCATCAATTTTCCTGGCCTGAAAAAAAGCATCTCCATCCTGCTTGCTTTTTTCGCGGCTGCCATTAAAAAAGGGCTTATCTGCTTTATCCGCCTGTTTCTGACTAAGCGGCTGGCGTGTATTATGGATGTATTTCATAGGAGGTTTAGTTTAAATTGTTTAACAGATCTAATTGCTTCTTTGCATGGGCGGCCCATTCGCCGGGATCATGCAGCAGGTCTTCAAAAATCATCTTTGCCTTATCTCTCTGATTTAAATTAGCTAACGCTATGCCCAGGTATAGTTTTCCTTTTTTGTTTTCGGGATGTTGTTCAAGCAATAGTTCCAGGTGTGCAAACGCGGCGTCAAAACGGTTAAGCCCAAGGCAAAGCACTCCTGTATTTAGCCTTATCTCCTCGTTTTCGGGGTCATATTCCAGGATCCGCTCGTATTCTGCCGCCCCTTCATTTAACTGACCGCTTTGCAAATAAGCAACGGCCAGGTGGTTACGTACCGCAATATCCCCAGGAAACAGCATCAAATACCTGATCAGGTACCCTGTAGCCGACGCATAGTTTTTTATCATTAATTGGGACAGACCCGCAGTTTGCAATGCCCTGCTGTTTTGCGGGTTTTCGGATAATACATAATCGGCCATTTCAAAAGCTTCATCATACCTCCCGGTTGAAAGATAAACCTGTGCCAGTCCCATCAATAAATTTAAACTTGTGGGGTTAAGCTCAACCGCTTTAAGCCAGCATGTTTCGGCGCTTTCCATATCTGCCGATAGCATATACAACTTAGCCAGTCCTTCCCAGGCCTCAAACTGATCGACCTTAAGCGTAATGGTTTGCCTAAAAGCGTTTAAAGCCTTATCATACTGGCCCAGCAAAACCTCGGTATTGGCCAGATTGAGCCATGCCGAAGCATTTTGATTATCAATTTCTAAAGCGCGTTCAAAAAGCGGCCTCGCTTCGGCAAATTTGTTTTGTTGGTAAAACAACATGCCCCGGTTATTGAGCAGGGTAACATTGGGCTCATTTAAATCAGCCGCTTTTGCATAATAAGCCTCTGCAGCTTCAAAATTGCCGTTAAGCTGCTGTATAGCACCAAGGTTTATCAGTTCGGTTAGTTGGCTTCGGTTGCTCATAACATTTCTTCTTTTACTTTATCTGCTATACCACCTGCTATATCAGAAATGCTGATTTCAGGATAGGTAACTTTAATATCATCGGTTTTCACATCAAACGGTTCGCCATCTTTATAGTGGATTGGCAGCGAAACTTTAACCTGCAGATCCGGGCCATAACTAAATGACGCCAGGTTTTTAGTCCACTCTTTTGAAATATCTGTAACCAAAAGATCAAGTTCGGCTTTAATGAATGCGTTTACATCAAACGTAAACTTAGGGTGTACCTCGATCTCACCCAAAGCGTTAAACTCAAACCCGGTTGTGGGCGACCAGGCCAGGTCGGCAGCGGCACTTGCTTCTCCTTCAAGCCCTAAACCACCAACTATTTGGATGCCGCCTGTAACGCTGGCAGGCCCGATACTCAAGCCAATACCTAATGCGGCTTTTAATTTTAAACCAGCATGTGCAGGGATCACAAATTTTGCCCCACCGCTGATCCGGGTATTTTCGGGATGTGAAGGATTAAATTCTATCTGTCCAAAAACGTCTTTGAGTTGTCCGGGGCCAACCGCTGCGTCAAAATCAAGGCCACCATCAATAGTAGCTACGATACCTATGCTCTTAGGACCAAGCGGGATGGCGAATATGGGGATCTGGATGGTTGGTACTTTGAACAGCTCTTTATTGATGCTCTTTTTAGGGAAAACATCAACAGCCGAAGGCAGGTCCAAACGGCCAACAACTTCGATTTCACCGGCCGGAGTCACCCTTACACTTGCCGAAGCCTGTAGCCAATCTGTAACTTTGAGGGTTAATTTACCCGAGCCGTAGGCAGTAAACTTATCCCCTGCAGGGCCTGATGGCGTACCATCGGCAGCAATAGCACGGTTGGTGGCGCCTACCATCACCTCACCTGATACCCTGTCGGCAGCGTAAGAGGCCTTACCTTCTATAGTCAGCGCGCCATCATCATAAGATATTGACAGTTCAGTATTGATTTTTGGTATTTTGGGGATGGCTTTACCGTTGGCTTTAACGTGGTATATCTCATCCGGCCCGCGGGTAACCTCCACATTGCCACTGCCGCTTTGGATGCCCGGCATGTTTTCGTCAAGAACGAAGCTGCCACCAATAACCAACGTTTCGTTACCATAAGTAACATGGATCTCGGCACTTTTTATACCCTTAATATCCGGCTCGGCTGTTCCGGAAGCATTAAATATGTTGTTGGCATAATTTATATTGATGTGCGCCGATTTAAGACCTTTTATTTTACCGGCAGGAATGCCAATATCTCCCGAAGCGCTAAATTCTCCATTACGATAGGAGGCTTTTATTTGTGCCGGATTGAAGGTTTTTGAATCAAAATCAAAAGATCCCTCAAGCGCAAACTCTCCCGACGTGTTGGCCATAGCGCCAACTTTACCTTTACCCAGCTTCTTTATTTCAAAATTAGCTTCTCCCTTTATGCCGATTCCTGAGGTAGCTGCGTATACTTCAAGCGAAGTATTGGTGATTTTAAAAGGCGGTGGTACCTTGATCTCTCCCGAATTAAATACCTTACTTATTTTGATACCATCTTCATTAAAAATAATGTCGATAGCGGAACCTCCGATAATCGGAACATCGGTATTGATCTTGCCGAATCCTATCAAACCAGACTCACCGATATCTAACTCCGTTATTGTTATGGGGCTTAATCCCTTTGCCTTTAGCCCTGCACTTAAAGCCTGTTTTACAGCTACACCACTTAACCTACCGCCGTATATACCGGGCACTGGTTCAATTGGTTGTGTTGTGGATATCCCCGCCACAAACGCGTTATCCATGAATACTTCAATAGTAGCAGATCCTTTTGAACCCGCACTGAGTATCGTGGCGTTGTCTTTATCTTCATAAGAAATCTTTCTTATTTTCAGATTAGCACCGTTTCGTTTTATATGCCCTACCTGAACATTAACATCTTTCTCGGTTGTTTTACCCGCTTCCGGGGCCCATTTAATATTTTGTGTTGCTCCATATCTTTCGCTCGTGATCAGGGAAAGATTAGTGCTATCTATAAGTTTTGCTCTCGCTTTATCTGTATCTGAGAGAAATACCAATTTTTTGAGATGGTCGCCAGCCTCAATTTCACTTAACTCCCAGGCCTCTTTACCGCCGCTAATAGGCAAGCTCCCGTCAAGCGTTCCGGCAGTAATGGTATATTTACTCATTACCTCGGCCGCACCCGGCTTGGTTTGTCCGTCGGGCATGGTGGTAATGGCATTCAATGCTGCTTCAACTTTTGAGGTGATCTCTGTATTGATATTTGAACCAGACGACCTGTTTGCTGCGGCCTCAAGCATCCAAAGATTGGAGATGCCATCTTTTCCACCTAATTGTAACTCAACTTTGTGATCAACATCATAGCCATTATTTATTTCATGACCTTTATCGTTCCAAAACGGGCGTGCAAAAGTAGTCTTGAGCTGGGTAATGGAGCCGGTAAAAAGGTGCTTCAGGTTAGTAAGTTTTTTTTCCGACTCAAGCGTCATGAAAAAATTGGAGGCGTTAGCCTCTTTGGGGATCTCGGCCGTTTTTTTATTATTGAAAACGGTATCAAAACCAGCTCCTTTGGTTGCAGCGTCGTTCCAATCGGCAAGGTGTTTGCCCGACCTCTCAGTTTTTTTGAAAGAATAATTAGTTGTTGAGCCAGGCATAAGGCCAAGTTTTAAGCCTGGTATATTTATTTTAGGTACAAAAAGCGACTCCTTTGATGCTGTTGTATCAATCGGATTTTCGGCGGTAGCAACCTGACCTGCATTACCCGATACATCGCCCTTAGTTGGTTTACGCTGTATTTTCTTTTTTACTCCACTCCCCTGTTGAACCGTGTGAGTCACTTCATGCGCCAGCAGGTGCTGCCCGGCCTGGCTCTGCGGATCATATTTACCCGCACCAAAATAAATATCATTACCGTGGGTAAACGCCTGCGCCTGTAAATCGTTACTTAAACCGGCGGCTTCGCTGTTGTTATGGATGCGTACCCCACTCAAATCCGTGCCCATTGCTCCTTCCATTTCCTCGCGGGTATTGGAGGGCAATGGTTCGCCGCCGCCTTTGCTGCTTTCGATCTTTTGCTGGGTTTGCGAAGATACTTCAGGTGCGGCTGACTGACTGCTGCGTTTCAATGTATTCCCTTCGTTGGGGTCGCCGTCACTTTCAAAAATGGGGCGACGTTGTAATTCTTTGTCAGCACCATTCTGCTCTTTTTCCTGTTTATCTTCCTTTTTATCTTCTTTCTTTTGTACGGCAGAGGTAGTGGCAGGAGCAGTAGTAGAAGCAGTCGCAGCGTTAACTGTGGTTTTAGGCTGATTAATATGCTGAACAACTTTATCTGCCACCTGGTCGGCCTGCCGTTCAAAATGATCGCCGGGTTCATTCACCGTCATTTTACGTTGAACCTTATTACCCTCAAAAAAAGAGGATTCCGGCACACGTTCTATATCATGAGCAGCCGAGAAAAACGGATCTTTCCCTGCCGCCTGCCTGTTTGCAGGCTGGTTCTGTTTGGTGTTTGCCGGTGCTGCCTTTTGAGGTGTTTTCATTGCCATTCCACATAAAAAGGTTCATTCATCCAGGGCAGTTTAATTACGCCAATGCCCCATGGCAATGATGAAAGCAGGATATCCAGGTCCATCCGCTCCACAATAAGGCGGGCAGGCTGTTCTGTTTCAATCAGTTTCCCCTTGCGCATTAGAAATGCTTCGCGCAAGCCGCCAGGCGATGTGTTTTTTAATGCTTTCCAATATTTTATTACTGTCCGGAGCATATTGTCGCCTTCGTCAAGCATACGCTGTGGTATTTCAACTTCACGTTCCAATGGCTCGTCAAGTGGCCACCGGCATAAAAACTTTTCAAAATAAAGGTCATATTCAAAGGCATTCACATTACCGGTACCTAAATAGTGCAGCAGGTGAACGGCCAGTTGCCTTGCGGGCAGATCAACAAAATCGTTATCCTGCAACAAGCCAAAATCTTTAAAGAAATACTCCAAAAACGGGTGCAGGATCACCAAACCGGCCTGAGTTACATAAGTTCCGGCAATTTCTTCTTCTTTTTTCAAGCTTGTTTCCGGAGTATTATCGGGCGTGGTTGTGGGTTTATTACTTTGCAGCAGCGATTTATTTTCTGTTGATTGGATAACTGTTTCGGCTATTTGAATGAGGCTCATCGCAGAAATTGAAACAGAAGCTTTTAACTCTCCGGTTATTAAAGCGGTTAGCTTTTTCAGGATTGCACTATCACCAGCAAATTCACTATGGCCTGTCCGCAGGTAAATCATCAGCAAGATCTTTTCAATGATCTGCCGCCTGGAGTCGCTATTAAATTCCGCCGGTAAAACCTCTTTAATGTTAGCGTGTATGTTTGTTGCTGATTCACCAGTTATCAAACGCCTGATTTCTTCAACAACAGCGTCGACCTTTTTTTGAAATCCATAAGTCTCGGCCTGAAGTAAAACCATTGCCAGCTTTTTAATAAAAGCCATACCAAACTGGCTGAATAACCTGGCTGCCGCAAGAGCTGAGCTCTTAAAAAGATTGATAAGTTTTGATTGATAAGTTCGATCTTTTGTCAACAATTCTGACAGTTCACTTAACCAAACATTTTCCTGCTGCAGCCATTCTGTTGCAGCTACCGCATACCACGGAAGCCTGCCCGTGTTAAGGAAATAAACAAATACATTAAAAGCCTGCTGCTCTTCAGTAAGCAATGAATAGCTGATCTCGTTATCTGGCTCATCACCTACAGGTAATACGGCAGGATTTAAAACCGGCTCAAGCGCCTTAGCCAGGCTTGCCTGCAATTGTTCAAATACATCTTCCATTTTACCCGTACCCAGATCAAGATCAATCTTATCTATCAAAACATGAGCAGGCAGATCCATATCATCCAGCAATTGCTCCAGTTTTTTGAGCAGGACCTGTTCAAAGTACCGCACGGCCTCGTCCTGCACCTTTTGGGCAGTGCTTCGGTGTGATACTTCTATATCAAGTACCAGCTTATGGATGATATGTGTGCTCCCTGCCATAGCTCAACATTATTTAACAGTACCCGGATCGGTTGTACCCGGATCCTTTTTTATAACCCTTGGATCTATTTTGGGCGTCACAGCCGGATCTACCTTAGGTGTTAGCGTTGGGTTCGCTTTAATTGTCGATGTATCTGCTTTCGGCGTCACGGTAGGTGCAGGAGTTACCGCCGGATCCACCTTAGGTGTAGCTGCCGGAGTTGCTGTCGTAGTTGTTTTAATCACAGTTGGGTCTGCCTTTGGCGTTACCGTTGGTGTTGGCGTTACCGAAGGTGTATCTTTAATTGTAACCACCGGCGGTTCAGTAGTACTTGTTGACGGCGTAGTAACTACCGGTGGAACTTTGGTAACTACCGGTGTAGTGGTTTCAGGCGGCAAATGGGTAAGCACAGGTGTGGTAGTTATAGGAGGTAAAGCAACGGGCGGCGTAGGTGTAAATACAGCACGGCATTTATCGAACTTGCCATTTACAGCTATCAGCGTAATAACCGTATTACGACCGCGCGGAAACTGGCGCATATCAAACACCTTTACTGTGTTTACTTCATTGCTGGTAGTTCCATCATCAAATGTCCATGTAAACTTAAAGCTGCCCGGATTAGGTGTTTTATTTGTTAAAGTAACAGTGGCAGCACCTTTTTCGTTATCCATAGTTACCTTATAGTCAAAAGAGGCCTGCGGATGCTCATGGATCATGAGCGTACAAGCAAGAACCGGTTTGCCGTTCACCATAAAGTCGTTGATACTGACATCATAAGGACCTTTGGATGGGTCAACAACCCATTGGCTCCCCAATAATTTAACTGCATCTCCCGCTATTTTTGAGGTGATAATACCGGTTGCAGGCTGTACAGTTGTAAAGTTTATATTGCCACCGTCCGAGCAAACTTCACTGGCGGCCAATTTCAGGTCTACCGGCTCTTCGGGGATTTGTACAGTAAGCACAACCTGTTGGGTATCTGTACAATCATGGTTATTGGCAGATAAGGTGAAGGTAAGCTTGCCATCAGGGAATTTGGCACGAAGATCAGCGTACTGGAAGGTAATGTTATCATCCGGCTTGGCCAAATTAGCATGTACCTGCCCGTCGGGCATAGTCCAGGTGTAAGCAAATGTATCGCCCGCTGCCTGGTTGGTTGTAGCCGTTAGCTGAATAAATACTGCAAACTGGGTTGTATCGCTTATGCTGGCCGCAGGTTTAACAGCCGGGTGTTTAAATACAGTGATAGTGCAATCGGTTGGCTGATCATTTACAGTAAATTTAATCTGCTGACCAAATGTACCGTCTTTAACTTTAGTTGTATCAAAATAAGTTATCTCGGCTTTACTTACAACCGTAGCCTCAAAACCAGCTGAAGCTTTGATAACACCATCAGCCGGACTAACTTTAAATTGCAGCAAGCCTTCATCTGAACATGCTACAGCCTTAGGCAAACTGAGCCCTACCTGTGGCTTAGGCATGATAAATGCCACCGGCGGACAATCAGAGCAGCACATATACGGCAAACAAAAATCGGCAAATACGATATCGGCAGGCACATCGGGGTTTGCGGCTACGGCCCTTGATTTTCCCAGTTCGAGCGCCAAAGCCTGAGTTTTCTTGATCACCTCGGCTTCATTTGTCGGGGTATACTTACGTTTCGACCGGCGTTCATAATATTTTACAGCATCGGCAATATCGTCATAGTCGGTATTTTTGGCGATATAGGCCATCGCGTCGTTATCGCTTGCAAAACCTTTTACAAACTGCTGTTCGCTTTCAAGCGCTTTTAACCTGTCTTCGAGCGGAGATTTAGTTGAAGGGGTGGTTGGACCGGGTGCAGCTACCGCGGTAGCATAAACCATTACAAAGGTACCACCCGCCGGCACACCCGCCAGGTGTTCTAACCCGGTATGATTGGCGGCGTAAGCCGAAAAGGTAAGCTGTTGCAGCAGCTTGGTTTTACGGTCCTGAATTTCCTTTAATATTACGGCAAGCGCCTGGCCTGCACAGCAATTTTCAGATAAGCGCCATAACTGCAGTTCATAATCATCTTCATACCCTTTGCGTACATAATCGCTTTTAGCAAAAATCTGGCGGCTTTTCTGAGCAGCCGACTTTACTTCATTGCAAAGTTCATCAAGGCGGGCTGTAAAATTATCAATGGTATCTTCGTCAATATCAACCAGCCTGTCGGGCAGCCACTGGCTTATGTTACGGGTACCGGCTATCATACGCACGGGGATATCAACTGCGATAGCTTGCTCGTATGAGCCTGTTGCCGAGGTATCCACAGTTTTGCCTGCAGCATCTGCATAGTCAGAAATACTGATGGCCCCGCCCTGCCTGCGGATCTGATCTACATAGTAACCTATACTGCCTTGAGCAATATTGATATTATTGTCAACCGCGTCGATACCGCCGTCAATCACATATCTATCGGTGCTTTTATTGATCGCAAATCCGCTGCTTATTTGCTCACGTGCAGTTGCCTGTACTTCGCCGGTATCCGCTGTTTTGGCAGCAGCCATTCGCATTTTAGGAGCACCTGCTTCTTCCTCATTGGCCAATTCCAGTTTCTGCTGTGCAGCCTGATACCGGATATCATTCGCCACCGCATAACCTGTTTTTGTATTAAAGCTTGAAAAAAACTTGCTTACATCACCATAAAGGCAATTCTGTTCGGCCTGGAAAGCTCTTAATGTGGCCTCCAGATCATTAAACTGGCAGGCATAATCATCTATATTGATATCGCTAAGCGTTACATCGCCCAAACGAATGGCAACCACATCAAATGGCAGGTTACTGTCCCTCCTGATCTTATCAACCGCCGCAATAGCGTCGGTATATTTTTTGCCGATATGCCCTTCAATCCTGAAAAAATTATTGGAGTCGATTGAATAGGCCAGCGGATTTACCACCATATCATTTGCGGGCGAATAAGCTCCGGCATTATAACCAAGGATCAGCTTATCTGTGCCCTGCAGCCACCGGCTGTAGCTCCATTTTTGAGCCAGGTCAATCGGTTTGCCATAATAAAAAGGGATAGCCCTCGCCTCTAATGGTTTACTGTTATCGGTAGATGGCGTTATTTTCACCACCGGGCTTGGAGGCAGTGTAAACCCGCTGCTCATAATATTCAGCCTGTCGAGCAGGTTGATGGCTATATTCAGCTTGTCTTTATTGGCGCTGATAGCCGGCGAGGCATAAAATTTATGGCGATACGGCGTTGGCTTTGCTGTTGGTGTAGTATTTAAAGCTCCAAGCATAATATGTTTGGGGAAGGCGTAAATATTGGGGCAGCACTGGTAAATAATGTCTGAAAGCAAGGCACGCAATTCATTGTAGCCGGTCAGCAAATCTTTATAAAAATCATACAGGTACTGTGCCTGCATTGGGGCTGTAGCTTTGCTTAACGTAGTATTGATGTTGGCAACAATGCCGGTAATAGGGTAAACAGATTGCGGATCGAGCGCAAATTTGAATGTATTATAAAGTGTTTGCACAGCTGTTGATAAACCGCCTGCACCATCATTCGCAATTTTTGAAAAAGCAGCGGTAAGCGCCGATGACGATGCGGTTGTCTGCTTGTTAAAAAACACCCGTTTTGCCGCCAGCACAGGGGCATCAAAGTACGCGTTATAAGCGTTAAAATACTTTTTGTAGATATCATCATAAATAACCTCCGAACCGGTTTGCTCAATAATCTGGTTCATATCTGCCTGGGCAATAAGCAGCACTTTGGGTTTGGCTACCTGCTTGCGGCCCTGGTTATCACAATCAATAGCGGTACAGGCATCCGGATCCTTAGAGTAATATTCCAGGTAAAGCAGGCCGTACATTTCAGTAAGCTCCTTACCAGCCTTTGATTTAAAATTGGTGAGGGCAAAACTATCAACCGGGAAAGCGCCTTTATCATCGGGTGTTACCAGCTCCCATAAAGCCATTTGCGCGGCATCGGTGCCCATGGGATAAAACGGCGGGTATTTGATCAGCGAATTATCATAGGCCCTGAAGTTTTTATAGGTTGTTTCGGGCATGTAAAGCAAATCGCCGTCGGTAGTTACGCCGCAACCCTTGCCTATGGTTATGCCGTTGGCATCGCCTTTAAAACTTAAGCCGCATGCCAGGCCAACACCAATTAAACAGGTACGGGTAAGGCGCTGCTGATCTTCAAAAAACTCTACAATATCATTCAGCTGTTTGGCTGTAAGCACCTGGCTGTCAACAAAGGAGTTATACTCTAAAGTTATATCGGTGAGCTTTATGTTGGTTACTGGTGGCATGGCTTTTTCATTTAGGTTTTAACTGTTATTATTTGTGCCGCCCTGCAAGGTGCCAAGGCTGGTTTTGTTCAATATTATGGGGTTGGTTTCCTGGGTATCATCGTCGCAATCGCTTAGCTGGCCCTGTTGATAAACAGTGTATAGTTTTTCAATCACGTCAATAAATTTGCTGTTCAATACCGGATCGATAGGCGTATCAGTACTTATCGCTATGTGTTTGGCTGCAAGCCAGTCTTTATAAACCGCTTCAAAACCAACCATCTGGTCATGTCCGATGAAACAGATCCGCGGCAAAATATGAGCGGGCGTTTCGGTGCGGATGAGCCGCTCGGCATAGGTGCGGAAAGCTGTGTTACGTAACCTTACGCTATATCCCGGCAGTATCACACAAACCCGGAACGAGTATGGGTCAAGCGGCTCGCAGTACACCCCGTTAGGATCAAGGCAAACCGGCATAAACTGGTGGTGGGTACTATCATCGCCGGTATAATCAAATGGCGGGCGCAGCAAGATGTTCTCAATCACGTACATGCCCTCCATCTTGAAATCGTTTTGCATGAATTTGATGATGAATGCTATCTCGGTTTCGATGGCGGCGGCGCTGAACTCCATATCATTATGGGTAAGCAAAGTACCCGCAGAGTTGGCTATGTTATATACATATTTACCCGCGGTAGCTCCAGGACTTAAGCGATAATTTTCCCTGTCGCAGGCCAGTACGGATACCAGGCCCAGGTCTTCATAAGCATCAATCTCCTTCAGAAAGTTGGCATTGCCCTTAAATTTAACTACGCCAAGCTGCGATATTGTCCAATTGTAATGCAGGGCATCGGCCTTAAACAAAAGGTAATCCTCAACGCTTAGCTGCTGCATTTTATAGTTAGAGAAACCCAGCAGCATGGAGATCCTTTTTTCCATGCCCGATACATTTACCAGTTGCTGATCGGCGGTTTTGGCATTGTACAAATCCATCCCGCTGCCGCGGCAAATGCTCATCTGGTCATAGTCTTTCAAAAACTTAACCTTATGCCTGATGATGTTGCGCTGATAATCTTCGCCGTAAATGCGGTACATTAAAAATACGTACTCGTTAAACTGCTCGGCAAAACGGGCCAGCAAATGATCGAGGAATTTATTTTTCCGTTCGGGGTAGTTATCCTGCCCGGTTTCTTTAATTACATCATCAACCGTTTTCTCCCATTGGGCATAACCATCCAACAGCTTTTCCGCATCGCGGATGCCATTTACCGTATTGCTGAAATAGGTTTTACGGATGCTGTCGTCGGCAGTAAGCAAAATCCGGACGTTTGAAAGCTGGGCAAAATAATTAGCCAGCACCTGGTCATAAAACAGCAGGTAGCCTTTAAGCTGTAAGGCCAGCGACCGTTGCTCAGTTGTAGCAGTATCAGGCAGGCCCAGCGGCGAGATAC from Mucilaginibacter sp. SJ includes:
- a CDS encoding eCIS core domain-containing protein; this encodes MKTPQKAAPANTKQNQPANRQAAGKDPFFSAAHDIERVPESSFFEGNKVQRKMTVNEPGDHFERQADQVADKVVQHINQPKTTVNAATASTTAPATTSAVQKKEDKKEDKQEKEQNGADKELQRRPIFESDGDPNEGNTLKRSSQSAAPEVSSQTQQKIESSKGGGEPLPSNTREEMEGAMGTDLSGVRIHNNSEAAGLSNDLQAQAFTHGNDIYFGAGKYDPQSQAGQHLLAHEVTHTVQQGSGVKKKIQRKPTKGDVSGNAGQVATAENPIDTTASKESLFVPKINIPGLKLGLMPGSTTNYSFKKTERSGKHLADWNDAATKGAGFDTVFNNKKTAEIPKEANASNFFMTLESEKKLTNLKHLFTGSITQLKTTFARPFWNDKGHEINNGYDVDHKVELQLGGKDGISNLWMLEAAANRSSGSNINTEITSKVEAALNAITTMPDGQTKPGAAEVMSKYTITAGTLDGSLPISGGKEAWELSEIEAGDHLKKLVFLSDTDKARAKLIDSTNLSLITSERYGATQNIKWAPEAGKTTEKDVNVQVGHIKRNGANLKIRKISYEDKDNATILSAGSKGSATIEVFMDNAFVAGISTTQPIEPVPGIYGGRLSGVAVKQALSAGLKAKGLSPITITELDIGESGLIGFGKINTDVPIIGGSAIDIIFNEDGIKISKVFNSGEIKVPPPFKITNTSLEVYAATSGIGIKGEANFEIKKLGKGKVGAMANTSGEFALEGSFDFDSKTFNPAQIKASYRNGEFSASGDIGIPAGKIKGLKSAHININYANNIFNASGTAEPDIKGIKSAEIHVTYGNETLVIGGSFVLDENMPGIQSGSGNVEVTRGPDEIYHVKANGKAIPKIPKINTELSISYDDGALTIEGKASYAADRVSGEVMVGATNRAIAADGTPSGPAGDKFTAYGSGKLTLKVTDWLQASASVRVTPAGEIEVVGRLDLPSAVDVFPKKSINKELFKVPTIQIPIFAIPLGPKSIGIVATIDGGLDFDAAVGPGQLKDVFGQIEFNPSHPENTRISGGAKFVIPAHAGLKLKAALGIGLSIGPASVTGGIQIVGGLGLEGEASAAADLAWSPTTGFEFNALGEIEVHPKFTFDVNAFIKAELDLLVTDISKEWTKNLASFSYGPDLQVKVSLPIHYKDGEPFDVKTDDIKVTYPEISISDIAGGIADKVKEEML
- a CDS encoding contractile injection system tape measure protein; this translates as MAGSTHIIHKLVLDIEVSHRSTAQKVQDEAVRYFEQVLLKKLEQLLDDMDLPAHVLIDKIDLDLGTGKMEDVFEQLQASLAKALEPVLNPAVLPVGDEPDNEISYSLLTEEQQAFNVFVYFLNTGRLPWYAVAATEWLQQENVWLSELSELLTKDRTYQSKLINLFKSSALAAARLFSQFGMAFIKKLAMVLLQAETYGFQKKVDAVVEEIRRLITGESATNIHANIKEVLPAEFNSDSRRQIIEKILLMIYLRTGHSEFAGDSAILKKLTALITGELKASVSISAMSLIQIAETVIQSTENKSLLQSNKPTTTPDNTPETSLKKEEEIAGTYVTQAGLVILHPFLEYFFKDFGLLQDNDFVDLPARQLAVHLLHYLGTGNVNAFEYDLYFEKFLCRWPLDEPLEREVEIPQRMLDEGDNMLRTVIKYWKALKNTSPGGLREAFLMRKGKLIETEQPARLIVERMDLDILLSSLPWGIGVIKLPWMNEPFYVEWQ